A window of Erpetoichthys calabaricus chromosome 12, fErpCal1.3, whole genome shotgun sequence contains these coding sequences:
- the LOC114661764 gene encoding uncharacterized protein LOC114661764, whose product MNHVDYLSTVRFSTLPIKQQLEIKHLGPHQPDELVIIQEGNGKKRSFNPEWFYRKSWLTASISKKALFCFPCLLFEGESVWTTTGFTDLKHLSERLAKHESCASHVDNSIRLGLLGQTNVSSALDRVHGRDIEEHNRQTEENRYVLGRIISCMKLCGRCGSAGSLNPAIFKCIFETMCEGDSRLRRHYEAEPYFSGISSAAIQNELLDCMYSVYRDEVGRQLLHTPFVAVMTDECTDGSCNSHMAVVLRYMVNNTVIERFWEFIEVKDKTANGLATAIMASLDPLHITNKLIAQTYDGSAGRYGSVRDIEARVKQRYPLAHFVHCYAHPLNATLQQVCSARSSDLKVFFADLSTFTNFFSNSYKRMAALNEALSRRVPRRQAARLNFISKTANSVWKGREEIKECLQNIRTQEGWDKATISEAYALAMHLQDPKFLQFSQFFSELMPEVDLLHGVLQKRKMNASGIRLAIQTFKKNVGLLRERTDLIAQEGTEGSKRIKSDAAATMQEACDAVLSQVDERFSESDHLIAARLVDGTLFPKFASSFPVVELEFAARLWPVANKEKLKTELTSLYQHVELIRGTTMLSLLNSVHEYNLQDVMSETVTLLKVIITTPMTNSESDRNLSTLKKVKTFAQNATGQHRLNALAMLTIENGFIHGLLNFDSKVIEQFAHMKDRCATCLFMK is encoded by the coding sequence ATGAATCACGTCGATTATTTATCTACGGTACGATTCAGCACTTTGCCGATTAAACAACAACTGGAAATTAAACATTTGGGACCGCACCAGCCTGATGAGTTAGTAATCATCCAAGAAGGAAACGGGAAAAAGAGATCATTCAACCCGGAGTGGTTTTATAGGAAATCCTGGCTAACGGCCAGCATCTCCAAAAAAGCCTTGTTCTGCTTTCCGTGCCTTCTTTTTGAAGGGGAATCCGTGTGGACGACGACGGGATTTACGGACTTAAAGCACCTGTCTGAGCGACTGGCCAAGCACGAGAGCTGCGCCTCGCATGTGGATAACAGCATCAGACTGGGCTTACTGGGGCAGACGAATGTGTCCTCCGCGCTCGATCGCGTGCACGGACGGGACATCGAGGAGCACAACCGACAGACTGAAGAAAACCGGTATGTTCTTGGCAGGATTATTTCTTGTATGAAACTTTGTGGGAGATGCGGGTCAGCCGGCTCTTTAAACCCGgccatttttaaatgcattttcgaGACGATGTGCGAGGGGGATTCCAGACTTAGGAGACATTACGAGGCAGAGCCTTATTTCAGTGGCATCTCTTCTGCCGCCATTCagaacgaacttttggactgcaTGTACAGCGTTTACAGGGACGAGGTGGGCCGCCAGTTACTGCACACGCCTTTCGTCGCGGTGATGACAGACGAGTGCACGGACGGCTCCTGCAACTCGCACATGGCCGTCGTCCTGCGCTACATGGTGAACAACACCGTGATCGAGAGGTTTTGGGAATTCATCGAGGTGAAGGACAAAACGGCTAACGGTCTGGCCACCGCCATTATGGCATCTCTGGACCCCCTGCACATCACCAACAAGCTAATCGCGCAGACGTACGACGGCTCTGCGGGGAGGTACGGCAGCGTCCGCGACATCGAGGCGCGCGTCAAGCAGCGCTACCCCCTGGCGCACTTCGTCCACTGCTACGCGCATCCGTTGAACGCCACGCTTCAGCAGGTCTGCTCGGCCAGAAGCTCGGACTTGAAGGTGTTTTTCGCGGACCtgtccaccttcaccaacttcTTCTCCAACTCCTACAAGAGAATGGCCGCCCTGAACGAGGCGCTGAGCAGACGCGTCCCCAGGCGGCAAGCCGCCCGATTGAACTTCATCAGCAAAACGGCGAATTCGGTTTGGAAAGGGCGCGAGGAGATCAAGGAGTGTCTGCAGAACATTCGGACGCAGGAGGGATGGGACAAGGCCACCATCAGCGAGGCTTACGCTCTAGCCATGCATCTGCAGGACCCCAAGTTCTTGCAGTTCTCCCAGTTCTTCTCTGAACTCATGCCGGAGGTGGACCTTCTACACGGGGTGCTGCAGAAACGGAAGATGAACGCCAGTGGCATCCGCCTTGCGATTCAGACGTTCAAGAAGAACGTGGGGCTTCTGAGGGAGAGAACTGACTTGATAGCCCAAGAGGGCACCGAAGGGAGTAAGAGAATAAAAAGCGACGCGGCCGCCACCATGCAGGAGGCATGCGACGCCGTGCTGAGCCAAGTGGACGAGAGGTTCTCCGAGAGTGACCACTTGATCGCCGCCCGGCTAGTGGACGGCACGCTCTTCCCCAAGTTTGCAAGTTCGTTTCCGGTGGTTGAGCTGGAATTTGCAGCCAGACTGTGGCCCGTGGCGAATAAGGAGAAGCTGAAAACGGAACTGACTTCGCTGTACCAGCACGTCGAACTGATCAGGGGGACCACCATGTTGTCTCTGTTGAATTCTGTCCACGAATACAACCTGCAGGATGTCATGTCCGAGACGGTGACACTTCTTAAAGTTATCATCACGACGCCGATGACCAACTCGGAATCCGACAGGAACCTCTCCACTCTGAAAAAGGTCAAGACGTTTGCCCAGAATGCCACGGGGCAGCACAGGCTGAACGCCTTGGCTATGCTCACCATTGAAAACGGATTCATCCACGGACTGCTGAATTTTGACAGCAAGGTCATAGAGCAGTTTGCACACATGAAGGACCGCTGTGCCACCTGCCTCTTCATGAAGTGA
- the pheta2 gene encoding sesquipedalian-1: MKLHGKPVMLYATSKTPVDKEGHLYKKGERNTSYQKRWFILKGNLLFYYEKRSDREPLGVIVLEGCSVQLCESNENYAFDIRYEGPGIRTYKLAAEDQCTQEAWVKALLWANFSRLRMLVQDLERTYEQVHVDSGPRHRLTVLGIESERVTTHLRRPVHGGAATHKPGPSTFTSEPLENFVELHERYRKEVDAVRQEWLSKRNQQQGDPPVADLVDLS, encoded by the coding sequence ATGAAGCTCCACGGGAAGCCGGTCATGCTGTATGCCACCAGCAAGACCCCGGTCGACAAAGAGGGTCACTTGTACAAGAAGGGCGAGCGTAACACCTCCTATCAGAAGCGCTGGTTCATACTGAAGGGCAACCTGTTGTTCTACTACGAGAAGCGGAGTGACCGCGAACCGCTGGGGGTCATCGTGCTGGAGGGCTGCTCCGTGCAGCTTTGTGAATCCAACGAAAACTACGCCTTTGACATCCGTTACGAGGGACCCGGGATCCGCACCTACAAGTTAGCAGCGGAGGACCAGTGTACGCAGGAAGCCTGGGTGAAAGCCCTGCTATGGGCGAACTTCAGTCGCTTGCGTATGCTGGTGCAGGATTTGGAGCGTACGTATGAACAAGTGCACGTGGACTCGGGACCCCGGCACCGGCTCACGGTCTTAGGTATCGAGAGTGAGCGGGTCACTACTCATCTGAGGCGGCCGGTGCACGGGGGAGCAGCCACGCATAAGCCAGGACCTTCCACTTTTACCAGCGAGCCGCTGGAAAACTTCGTAGAGCTGCACGAACGATACCGGAAAGAGGTCGACGCAGTCCGGCAGGAGTGGCTCAGCAAGCGGAACCAACAGCAGGGTGACCCACCTGTGGCTGACCTCGTCGATCTGAGCTGA